ACGCCGAGCCATCCGCCGTGAGCCGCACGCCCGCCTCCTCCGTGATGGCGCTGCTCTTGCCGCCCTGGAGGATTCCCGCTTCCGGCAGGGGCCGCAGCTTCGTCTCCGCCGCGCAGCCCGCCATCAGCATCAACCCCAGGGCCCCCACTCCCAATGCTCCACGCATCGCATGCCTCCTCGTACTTCAAGGTAGGGCGTGCGGCGTCCAGGGGATGACATGCGCCGTGCTCCACCCCGGGCAGCGTGCGGGCTGGCGGGGCCTCTACGGCTGGGGCGTCACCGGCTCCGCGGCGGTTGCGGGCCAGGCGGGCGCCTTGACGAAGTCCCAGTCCTGATGGCGTGCCCAGGTCTCGAAGGTCTGCCAGCCCACGCGCGGGTAGCTGTTGCGCAGGGTGAGGATGTCCGCGTGGTAGCCCACGCGGTCCAGCCACTCGAACATGGCCGCCAGGTCCTCGCTCTGTTGCTGGAGTTGATCCAACGGGATCTGCTCGAAGTGGATGCGGTGGCCGCCCACCATGGAGAGCAGCGCGGCGGCCTGCTGGCCCGTCACCTCGTCGGAGGCGACGTCGACGCGCTCGCCGATGAAGCGCTCCGGGTCTCCCAGCACGTGCAGCGCGAAGCCGGCCAGGTCCTCGATGGCCACCATCTGCAGGCCGCGCGTGGCGGGCAGCCCCAGGGCCAGCTTCCCCGCCGCCAGCAGGTCGCGCGTGGGCGGCTGGAGGAGGTTCTCCATGAAGAAGGTGGGGCCCAGGATGGTGAAGGGCATGTCCCGCCGGCGCAGGTACAGCTCCACGGCGTGCTTGCTGTCGAAGTGCGGGATGCCGGTGAGCTCCGACGCGCCCGCCACGGACGAGTACACGAAGTGCCGCACGTTGGCGCGCTTCGCCGCGTCCGCCAGGTTCTTGCCGTGCTGGACCTCCGCGTCCACGCCGCCCGCGCCAAAGGGCGTGGCCATGGCGTAGACGGCGTCCACGCCGCGCATGGCGCTCTCCAGGGAGACGGGGTCGTCGAAGTCGCCCTGGGCCAGGGTGACGCCGGGCCTGCGCAGGGCGCGGGCGGCCGGGGCGTCCGCGTCCCGCACCAGGGCCACCACGTGGTGTCCCCGGTCGGCGAGCTTGCGGAGGACGGCACCGCCCTGTTGGCCGGTGGCGCCAGTGACGAGCACGGTGATGGAGAAATCCACGGGCATGGGTTCAGACCTCCGGACGCGACGTGTCACGGAAACCTGGAGACGCCCCCGTCCAATGGCGAGGCCTGGAAGCCGCAGTGTCCTCCCCCGAGCACAGGCTCCCGAGGCAGGCAGGCAACCTGAAGGGAGGGGCGGGCGGCATGGCATCCTCCCGGCCCCATGAGCAAGCGTGACACGCCCCCGCCCTCCGAGCTGGTCTCCGCCGCCCAGGCGCTCGACGCCGAGTTGCTGCGCTTCGAGGCGCTGTCGGAGCAGTTGAAGGAGGCGCCCCTGACGTCGGAGAAGCATCTGGAGCGCGCGTCGAAGACGCTCAAGGACCTGGCGGACCTGGACGACGCGCTCCGGATGCGCGTGGGCGCGCTGGTGCAGGCCATCACCGGCGTGCGCAACCGGCAGCAGACGCAGGCGGACGCGGTCAACGTGTGCGCGCAGGAGCTGCAGCAGCGCACGGAGGTGTTCAAGGACCTGCTCACGCGCTACGGCGCGCTGGGGCAGAGCGCGGCGGACCTCAACGGGCGCATGCAGGAGTTCGCGGCGCTGCGCCAGCAGGCCACGCGCACGGCGGAGGAGGACGCGCGGCTCACGGAGGTCTTCACCGCGCTCCAGGCGCGCATGGCCGAGGTGGCGGACGAGGCGGCCACGCTGACGACCGCGGCGGAGGAGGCGAAGTTCTCCGACATCGGCCGGCAGGCGGAGTCGCTGCGTCAGCAGCTGCTCTCCGCGCGCAACAAGCTGGGCCTGTTGCACCAGAACCTGTCGAAGTGACGGGGCGCCTTCAGCCGAGCCTTCAGCTGAGGTAGGTGGGCTCGAAGTCGTCCGGGCTGTCGATGGGGCGGCGCCCGGAGAAGCCGGCCTTCAGGTCGTGCCAGTGCGCCACGGTGTTCTCGCCGAAGCGCCAGCAGAGGTACACGGGCTCCTCGCCGCGCCGCGCGTGGAAGTCCACCAGGCCGTCCGCGCCTTTTATCTCCAGGCCCATCTCCTGGAGCGGGCCCAGCTCCCCGCGGATGCGCTCCAGCAGCTCGTCGCGCTCCTCGCGGAAGGTGCGCACCTCGGCGGTGTCGGGAGGGGCCTCCGGACCGTCCAGCACCTCCGCCAGCTTCTGCACGCGCTCCACCCACGGGCGCACGCGACCGAAGGTCTTCGTCAGCAACGGCACCAGCCGGCTGGCCTCTTCCACGCTGAAAAAGCGCATCAGGGGACAGCATGCAGTGGGAACCCCCCGCAGGCCACCTCCTTCGGGGTGGGGGCGGGAGGGCCTGTCACAACGGCCGTGACATGTCCGGAACATGGCAGCGGGTGGGACGGACGGTCACCCGCGCCGCAGCGACGACAGGTTGTCCAGGAGCCAGCGCCAGGCGGCCTCGCGCAGGGGGAAGGCGGCCTCGCGCGCGAGGAAGTCCGCGGTGTGCTCCGCGGCGCAGCGTCCGGCGTCGTCGTGTGCGTCGTGGGAGTCAGGCCCCGTGTCGGTGGCGAGGTCCGCGTGCAGCAGGGCGTGGAAGACGATGAAGTCCACGACGAAGGCGGGCACGGTGGGGCGGTCCAGCGCGGGGTGGACGCGCACCTCGCGCAGGCGGGCGTCGTAGCCGCCCAGGTGGATGGTGCGGCGGGTGCGGCGGGCGGGGCGGCGGGCCCAGCCCACCTCCACGGTGTGCACGCGCCCGTCGAAGTACACCGCGTCCAGCCGGGCGTGGACGGCCTTGAGGTCGAAGCAGCGGCCGCGCGTGCGCAGCGGGGCGCCGGGTTTGCGCTCCCGGCGCACCTGGCCCTGGTGCGCGTGGCTGAAGGCCTCCAGCACCTCGCGGGCGGCGGTGTCGCCGGCCACGTACAGGGCCAGGGCGCGCACCACGGAGTCCGGCGCGTCCAGGAACAGGTGGTGCAGGCGCAGGCGCACGCCTTCGGGGAGGCGGCGGTAGCTCACCAGGGTGGCGCGGTTGTCCGTGAGGCGCAGGTGCACGGGCCGGCCCAGCAGGGCGGACACCCGGCGGGCCAGCTCCGCGGCCCGGGGCAGCGCGTCCTCGCGCGAGGGCAGCCGCGCGCGCGCCGGTTCACTCCCGGGCGCCGGGGCGTCGAACATCGCCATCTGTCCGGGCGGCGGACGCATCCAGGGAAAGGTAAGCCCTGCCCCCGCCCGATGGCCAGGAGGATGCGCGGCGCCGTGTCCGGCGTTCTACGCGGGCCGTGGGCTGATCGGCCGCGCGCCTCGGGAAGCCTCGCGGAGGCGCGGGGACCGGACGGACGTCACGCCTTCGGGAGCGCGGGGTAGCGGTCCGCGAGCGAGGCGATGACGGCGAGCAGCTCCCCGGGCTCCACCGGCTTGGGCACGTGGCTCTGGAAGCCGGCGCGCAGCACGCGGGTGCGGTCCTCCGAGCGGGCGTAGGCGGTGATGGCCACCGCCGGGGTGTGGCCTCCCTTCGCGGCGGACAGCGCGCGCACGCGCTCGATGAAGCCGTAGCCGTCGATGCCCGGCATGCCGATGTCGGAGACGAGCACGTCCGGATGCTCCGCCTGGAGCACCTGGAGCCCCTCCATCGCGGAGCCTGCCGTCACCACGTGGGCGCCGCTGTCCTCCAGCAGCGTGCGCAGCAGCTCGCGCGCGTCCTCTTCATCATCCACCACGAGCACGCACACGCCGCGCAGCTCCGGCGGCGGCGAGGGGATCCGCTCCGCCGCGGGAGGCCTCGGCGACGGCGGCATGGCGGGGTCCCGCCGCTGGGTGACGGACAGGGGCAGCCGCACGGTGAAGGTGGAGCCCCGGCCCTCGCCGTCGCTGGCGGCGGTGACGGTGCCGCCGTGCATCTCCACGATGTGCCGCACGATGGCCAGCCCCAGCCCCAGCCCGCCCGTCTTGCGCGTGGTGCCGCCGTCGGCCTGGCGGAAGCGCTCGAAGACGTGGGGGAGGAAGGCCTCGGAGATGCCCTGGCCGGTGTCCTCCACGGTGAGCTCCACGATGGAGTCGCGCCGGCACACCACCAGCCGCACGTGGCCGCCCTTGGGCGTGAACTTCACCGCGTTGGACAGCAGGTTCCACACCACCTGCTGGAGCCGGTGCGGGTCTCCCATCACGCTGCTGGAGGTGTCCACCGTGGCCCGCACGTCGATGTGGCGCGCGTCCGCCGCGGGCCGCACGGACTCCAGCGCCTGCTGCACCGCCGCGGACAGGTCCACGGGCTCCACGTCCAGCTTGAGCTTGCCGGACACGATGCGGCTGACGTCGAGCAGGTCCTCGATGAGCTGTCCCTGCGCGCGCGCGTTGCGCTCGATGGTCTCCAGCGCGCGCTCCTGGCGGGGCGGGGGCAGGTTGCCGGTGCGCAAGAGCTGCACCCAGCCGAGGATGGCCGTGAGCGGCGTGCGCAGCTCATGGCTGATGGTGGCGAGGAACTCGTCCTTGAGCTGGTTGGCCTCCTCGGCCTCGCGGCGCGCGGCGCTCTCGCGGGCGAGCAGGGCCTCGCGTTCCACCTCCGCCTGCTTGCGGTCGGAGATGTCGATGACGCTGCCGATGTAGCCCAGGAAGTGTCCGTCCGCGTCGAAGCGGGGCGAGCCGGTGTCCACGGCCCAGCGGTACTGGCCGTCCGTGCCGCGCAGCCGGTAGTCCAGGCGGAAGGGCCGGCGGGCGGCGTTGGACTCCGTGAAGGTCCGCTGCGTGCGCTCCAGGTCGTCGGGGTGGATGGCGTCGAACCATCCGAAGCCCAGGCCCGTGGCCTCGGTCTGTCCGGTGAAGGCGTACCAGCCCCGGTTCATGTACGTCGTGGCGCCCTGCACGTCCGTCACCCAGAGCATGACGGGGGCGTGGTCCGCCATGTTGCGGAAGCGGGCCTCGCTGTCGCGCACGGCCTCCAGCAGTTGTTCGCGTTCTTGAGCGACGGTCTTCTGGTCGGTGATGTCGCGCGCGGCGGCGTAGATGAGGCCCAGCTCCGGCACGGGGCGCGAGGCCCACGCGAGCCACCGGTAATGGCCGTCGCGGGCGCGGAAGCGGTTCTGGAAGCGCAGGGTGGGGATGCCCTGGGTCAGCTTGCGCATCTCCTCGCGGGTGGCCGCCTGGTCGTCGGGGTGGACCAGGTCCATGAAGGGGTGTTGGTAGAGTTCCGCCTCGCTCCACCCGAGCACCTGGACGAAGTACGCGTTCACGCGCTTGAAGTACCCGTCCATGCCCGCGACGCTGAACATGTCCGGGGACAGCTGGAAGAAGCGCTCGCGCTCCTCGGCCTCGGCGTGGTGGCGCTCGGCGCTGTCGAACGCGAACGGGATGACGGCCTGGGCCAGCGCGTTGTCGATGCAGGCGCCGAGCACGCGCAGTTGATGCAGCGGCACGTCCAGGTTGGCGCGCTCGGCCCGGGCCAGGATGCAGTCGCGCAGGAGGGCGTATTCGCGCGTGACGAGGGACACGTCGGCGCCCAGGCGCAGGCGCTGGCGGCCGTGGGCTCCGGAGATTTCGCTGTGGCGGAGCGCGGGGGGGCCGTTGGCGTCCTCCTCCGCCTCCACGAGCATGTCGTGGAGCTCCGCCAGGAAGGAGGGCAGGGCGTCGACGATCTGCTCGCGTGTCAGGCGCAGGGCGGTGAAGAGGGGTGACACCCGGGCGACCCAATCCTCCAGGAGCGCCTCGCGGCCGGAGTCGAGCAGCTCGGCCAGGGACGCAGGCGGCTTGCCCCTCGTGGGCAAGGGCCCTTCGGAAGAAGGGCCGCGCTCCTGTGAACCCGACGAAGTCATGAATGGTCTTGAGGTGCGGCGGCCGGGCGCGCATGGGCAGGGGCGGGGTGCCCTGCGCCGCCCTCCTTGACTGCGCACCGGTCAGCCGGGTTACAGCCCCAGGTACAGGAGCAGCGCGCCCAGGTCCGCGTCGGACAGGGCCTCCGTGCTGTAGAGCGGCATGTTGCCGCCTACGCCGAAGAACGGCCCGTGCCGCACCTTTTCGATGACCACCTGTGCATGCGGGATGCCTGGGAACACCTGGTCGTAGGTCTGCGTCACCTCCGGCAACACCGACGCGAAGTCCGTCAGCCGGCCCTCTCCCGTGTGTGGCGCGCCGTGGCAGTGATGGCACGCCGTCTGGTACACCGCTTCGCCTCGCGTGACGTCGCCCCGGGGCACGTCCTGGATGTCCTTCACCACCGTGAAGGGCAGCGCCGGTGCCTGCGCGTCCGGGCTGATCCGCGACAGGTACTCATACAGCGAGCGGGAACGCGGCTCCTCCACCTCCAGCTTCGTCACCCCGCGCATGAAATTCACGTAGCAGAAGTTCACCGCGTCCATCAGTCGCGTCTCGCTGCCGCCCCACCAGCTCGGCCGCGCCGCCACGTTGTACAGCGTGTGCCCTGAGTCGATGCGCCACCCCGGTGCCTCCGGCGTCGTCACGTGGCACGTCGCGCACGAGAATTGGTTGTACTCGCTCGGCGACAGCCCCGGGTCCTGGAACAGCGCCTCGCCGTAGTCCGCCGCGGCCACGGGCCCCGCCGTGTCACCGCCGCACCCGGCCAGCACCCCCACGAGCAGCGCCGCCACGCCTCCACGCACGCCCCTCATGGCTGCCCCCGCAGCAGGCTCACCGAGTCCGGGAAGAGGCCCACCTCCACCGTGGACAGCACCGTGTCCTCCGCCAGGTCCACGACGTGCAACGTGCCCGGGCCAATGTGGTCCCCTTCGCAGACCGCCAGGCCGTGGCGCTCGTCCGGCGTCAGCATGAACTGGTGCACGTTGAGACAGCCCGCCCGCGACAACTCCACCGTACGCAGCACCGTGGACGTCGCCGCGTCGATGACCGCCACCGCGTCCTCCTGCTGATAGGGCATGTACAGCGTGCGCCCGTCCCGCGTGAACGCGCCGAACATGGGCGCGCCGCGCAGGTACACCGTGCGCTCCGGGTTCATCGCGCGCGTCCCGGGCTCCAGCACCTGCACCTGCTTGCTCGCGAGCGAGCTGACCCACACGTCCCCCGTCGTGGGCGACACCGTGAGCGCGTACGGCTGATGGCGCGGGCTCACCGCCGTGCCCGAGCCCGCCGCCACCTTCACGCGCGTCACCGGCATGCCCGCCGTCGCCAGGTCCACCACCGCGACCTCGTCCGACCAACACGCCACGTACGCCGTGCGCTCATCCGCGGACAGGCGCACCGCGTGCGGGGCGGGGCACACCTTCACCCGCTCCTTCACCGTCATCGTCTCCGCGTCGAGGATGACCATGCGCGCGGCCATGTCCTCCTCCGTCCCGCCCTTGCGCGCCACCTCCGCGATGCGCAGCAGGTCGAAGTGCGTCTGGTACAGCGTGCGCCCGTCCGCGCTGACGATGACGTCCCCCGGGTTGCGGTCCACGCGCGTGGACGCCACCAGCCGGTTGTCCTTCGCGCTCAGCTTCAGGCAGTAGCCGTCCGCCGTCCCCGTCCCATGCGCGCCATGCGGCCCCGAGCCGCCGCCGGGCACGTAGTTGGAGATGCCCACGTAGTAGAAGTCGCCCGCCGGAGACACCGCCGTGTGGTGCGGCCCCTCCAGCTCCACCGGGTGGAGCCCCACCGGCACGCGCGCCAGCTCGCCCCAGCCCGGCGTCCCCAGCCCGTCCATGTCCAGCAGGCTCACGGAGTCATCCAGGCTGTTCGTCACCAGCAGCCGCCCGGACGGCCCCGGAGGAGGCACCGTCGTTCCTCCCCGCGTCCACGGGTTCGGATCCGCGTACGTCAGGTCGGGCGCGTCCGGCGGTCCGGCCTCCGTGCACGCGCCCAGCGCCAGGACGCAAAGCCAGGCGGCCCGCCTCACCTGGCCATCCCCATCGTGAAGGGCACCGGCGCCCCCATCGAGTACGGCCCCTCCGTGATGCGGTTCTGCACCAGGTACGCGCTCACCACCTGCACGGACAGCTCCTTGCCCGCCGCGTCCTTCACCGTCCGCCAGGTGCCGTCATCCAGTTGCCACTGCAACTCCGACGTCAACACCTGCGCGATGGGGCACTCGCGCCCGGCGACCTGGACCTTCACCCAGTAGATGTCGCCCGTGTACGGCGGCAGGTGGGCCTCGGCGGTGGGCAGGACCATGTTGCCCAGCCACGCGAGCACCGAACGCTTCGACTCGCGCGGGCGGCCCTCCAGGAAGGGGGCCGTGCGGCCCGGGCGCTCCAGCGACGCGCGCAGCGGGGACGTCCACTGCCACAGCGGCGCGGCCTGGTCCGTGAAGTACGACTGACCGGACTCGGGCGAGGTAAGCGTCACCGCGCGCGAGCCGTCCTGGGGCTGGTTCCGCGCGTCCAGCAACGCGCGCCACACCTCGTCCGTGGCGCCGCCCGCGTAGAGCGGCTCCTCGCACTCGGTGGGCTGGGGCTCGGTGTCGTCGCCATCACACGCGCTCAGGGCGAGCAGCGCGACCGCGGCGGTACTCCAGGACAGGGAGGTCTTCAGCTTCATGGTCAGGGCTCCGGGCGCCGCCGGCCGCGGCGCGTCGATGGAAGCAAGGGAATCAGGAACAGCGGAAGCAGCATGCCCGCGGGCGCGGCGGCACAGCCCGAGGACGGCTTCGGCTTCGGGTCGGGAGGCGTGCCCGCGTCGTCGTCGGAGGGCTTCACGCCGGCATCCGGCACGCCCGCGTCCGGCACGCCATCCGGGTAGAGCGGCGCGCCAATCGTCTCCGCGACCTGGGGCCAGCGCGACGGGCACAGCTCGCGCACGGGCGTGCCCGCCGGGCACTGATGGCTGCCTTGAATCTGCTCCAGGCTGAAGAGGGGCTCCCAGGTGCTGCCCTCATCGCTGCTGCGCGCCAGCGACCAGTCATGGAGCCACGGCGAGCCGCAGCCGTAGAGGACGTCTCCCACGCGCGTCACGCACGCGTTGCCCGTGGGCAGCACCAGCTTGGAGAAGGGTCCCCCCTCCTGGCTGCGGAAGAAGGAGTTGTACGTGGACACCCACGCGGTGCCGCCGTCGGCGGAGACGTCCATGTTGATGAACACGTCGTCGATGCCGGTGCCCGTGCGCGCGGTGAAGGTGCGCCCGCCGTCCGTGCTGTGCAGGATGTGCGTGTAGCCCTGCGCGGACACGCGCGCCCAGACCTTGAGCGGATCCACCGGGTCCGTCGCCGTCACCACGAAGTCGAACGGGCGCACCAGGTCCGGGAAGGCCTGCGACAGCTCCTCCCACGTCTCGCCCGCGTCGTCGCTGCGGAACAGGTACATGCGCGTCGTGTCGGACGCGGATACGTAGAGCGTGCGGGGCGCCGCGGTGGACACGCGCACGGCGGAGAAGAGGACCCCCGCGCGCTGGAGCGGAAGCGCCCGCCACGTCTCCCCGCCATCGTCCGAGCGGAACACCCCGTTCGTCGCCGACGTGGAGCGGCCCGTGGCCACGTACAGCACCGCGTCATCCGTGGGGTGCGGCGCGAGCCCCGTCACCCAGGTGTCCTTGAACGCCGGGTGCGACGCCCACGAACACGCGCCGTCCTTCGAGGACAAGAGCGCGTTGCCCGTGGCCGCCAGGATTTCCCCTGTCCCGCGCCAGACGAAGGACTCCGGGCGCCAGCCGCCATACCCCATGGCATCCGGACACACCCAGCGCCACGTCCGCCCACTGTCGCGCGAGATGACCGCGCCGAACGTGGCCCCCACGAAGAAGTCCTCGGAGTGGCCCCGCCGCAGCGTGACGTTGGACGTCTCCGGCAGGCCCGCGTGCGCAAAGGCTGCGCCCGAGCTCACCGAACCCAGGAGGCCGGCCACCGCCGCCCCCCGCCAACCCCCCGTGATTCGTGGCGTTCGCATCCGGCGCTCCGCGGAAGGCCTCATGGCCCCCCACGATAACGCCCGGCCCGCGCATGCATAGCGGTGCGTGCGGCCCGAAAGCCGCCCCTCCCCGAAGCGCCCGGCAGGGGAGCGGCCGCGCGGTCACTGTTTCCCGGTGGGCACATCCATGACGGTGGGCAGGTCCAGGACGGTGAGGGTGGCGACGCCCAGGTTCGCCGTGAGGCCCGACGGTTGGACGCAGGCCGCCAGCGTCGTGAGCGTGGGCACGGCGGTGACCAGGCGCACGCCGTGGCCCGCGTGGCGCCCGGAGCCGATGGTGCCCTCGGACGTGAAGACCTGCATCCCTCCGTCCAGGGTGGCCTCCACGCGCTCCAGCACCACGGAGGACTTCTCCCCGTTGGACCACGTCACGGTGGCGGTGGACGCGCCGCCCGTGCCGCCGATGCAGGTCGCGCGCTTCAGGTGCTGTGCCTCCATACCCACGGACGTCATCACCACGCCGTCGTTGACGGGGCAGCCGCTGAACTGGAGCGCCTCGCGCTGCACGGAGCCGCGGGGCGTGGTGAGCAGCAGCCCGGGACGGTAGGCCTGATGGAGCGACCCCGAGCACACCACCACCGGCGCCTCCTCCAGCGTCCGAGCCGCGTCCGTCATCACCGCCGGCAGCTCCGCCTGCGCCAGCGCCTCCTCACCCCACACCGCGTCATCCGCCGGGGCCGCGTCCCCCGCTGGCACCGGCGCCTCGGCCTGCACCCGGGCTTCGGCCGCCTCGGCCCGCGCCGGAGCGTCGGGGGCCTCGGGCTCGTTGGCGCGGGCCGCTCCGGACGCGAGCATCAGCAGGCAGCCGCCTCGCGCGAAGAGGTTCAGCGCGCGGCGCGAGTGGGACGACTCCAGGACCTTGAGAGAACGGAAGGAAGCGGGGCGCGACGTCATGGGGGAAGACACCTTGGGTAGGAGTCCCTGGGGCAGGGATGCCTGAAGGTGGGGAATCCCTTTCACGCAAGACAGCCACCCCGAAGCGCAGGGTTTCAGCCCACCCCAACCTCTCAGGTTTTGCGCATCCGATTCACGCGGTGGACAGTGTCCAGAGCCTGTCGCTCTTCCCCGCGATGGCTGGCTTTCCCTGTTTCAGGATGCTACGGAACCAGGGGCCCGGACCCAGGCGTGGACCCCCTTGTCCGCCAGGGCGTCCGGGAGGAACGACAGGGCCGTGGCTCCAAGCGATTCGAACGTGGGTGACGTGGCCGTGGGTCCTGGCTCCAGCGTGACGCGGGGCGTGTGGGCGCGGGTGTTGAAGGGCGCGGTGGAGGACGCGGTGCGGGCCTACGAGGCGATGGGCGCGGGGCAGCGCGAGCGGGTCCTGGAGGAGGCGCTGGCGGTGCCCGCGGACACGCGCGCCCGGCTGGTGGAGGTGCTGCGGCAGGCGCGCGACTTCGCGGGCGCGGCGCGGCTGCTGGAGGCGGATGGAGACGACGGGGGCGCGGCGCCGCTGTACGAACAGGCGGGAGCGCCGCTGCTGGCGGCGGAGGCGTGGCTGAGGGTGGGGGAGCAGGCCCGCGCGGCGGCGGCCTTCGAGCGGGCCGGTTCGCTGGAGCAGGCGCTGTCGCTGTACCAGGCGCTGGGCGCGCGCGAGTCGCTGGCGCACCTCTTGGGCCGCATGCACCGGCCCATGGAGGCGGCGCAGGTGTTCCGGGTGCTGGGCAACGCGCACGCGGAGTTGGAGATGCTGCGCGCGGTGCCCTCGGACGACGCGCAGCGGCCGGAGGCCGTGCTGCGCATGTGTGAGCTGCTGGACGCGGAGGGCGCCACGTGGCGCGCGCTGGTGCTCCTGGCGGACGGCATCAAGCACGCGTCGGGGGCGGGGCTGCTCCTGCTCCAGGCGGAGCAGGCGCGGCTGCTCCAGCAGTTGGGGCTCGCGTCGGCGCCGGAGGGCTCGGTGGCGGCGGAGAAGGCGCCGCCGGTGGTGGATGGCTATGGCTATCTGAAAGCCATTCCCATCTTCGATGGTCTGTCTTTGGAGGACATGCGCGACCTCTACCGCCTGGCCAGGCCCGTGCTGGTGCCGGCGGGGACGACGGTGCTGGAGAAGGGCGCGAAGGGGATGGGGCTGGTGGTGCTGCTGGAGGGCATGGTGAGCGTGTCCACCGGCCCGGGCCGGGACGCGCGCCAGCTCAACATGCTGGGGCCGGGCGCGTTCCTGGGCGAAATCTCCCTCATCCTGGACGGGCCGGTGTCCGCGCACGTGCGCGCGCACACGGTGGTGCGCGCCCTGCGCGTCACGCGGACGGACTTCCAATACTTCCTGGAGACGCACGAGGCCGCGGCCCTGCGCATCTACCGCCTCTTCACCCAGAGCCTGGCGGAGCGCGTGCGGGACTTGAGCAGCTGAAGGTCGGGGGTGTGACAAGGGACACCCCGCCGGGACCGCCGAACGGATGCGTGCGCCGCGCGGCTGGGTTACAGAGCGCGCATGGCGGACTCCCCACACGCGCGGTCCCTGAAGGCCCATGCGGCGACGCTCGCCGCCGAGGGCAAGCTGGAAGCGGCGCTGGCCAGCTACCAGGAGGCCCTGCGCGCGGAGCCGGAGGACGCGGAGGTCCACCAGCGCGTCGCGGAGCTGCTCGAGTGGCTGGAGCGCACCCCGGAGGCCGCCCACGCCTACGACGACGCGGCGCTCGCCTGGACCCGCGCGGGAGGGCTCCTGCGCGCGGTGGCCGCCGCGGTGCTGTCGCGAGGCCTGCGGGGCGCGCGTCCCAGGACGGTGCGCACGCTGGCGGAGCGCTTCGCCCTGCCGCCCGGCGCGCTGGCCCCCACCTTCGCCTGGGTGCCCGACGGCAAGGACCCGGGCGTGCCCGTCCTGTCCGGCGTGGGGCGAGACGCCTTCGTGGCGCTGGTGGAGGCGCTGGAGGTGCGCGCCTTCTGGCCGGGCCAGCGCGTGGTGGAGGAGGGGCAGCCGGGCGACTCCATGTTCGCGCTGGTGGAGGGGCGCGCGGAGGTGACGCGCAAGGTGGAGGGCAACGCGCGCCAGGTCGTGGCCACGTTGGGGCCGGGCGACTTCTTTGGCGAGGTGGCGCTGGTGTCCGAGGGGCCCAGGCTGGCCAGCGTGGAGGTGCGGGAGCGCTCCGTGCTGCTGGAGTTCAAGCGCCAGTCCCTGGCCCGCGTCAGCGCGGCGCACCCGGAGGTGGACGCGGCCGTGCACGCCTTCTACCAGCGCCGGCTGGTGGACAACCTGCTGCGCACGAGCCCCCTGTTCACCAACCTGCCGCCCGCGCTGAAGCAGGCGATGTCGCGCGAGTTCGACCTGCGCGCCGTGCCCGCGGGTCAGGTGCTCCTCACGCAGGG
The sequence above is drawn from the Corallococcus sp. NCRR genome and encodes:
- a CDS encoding NmrA/HSCARG family protein; the encoded protein is MPVDFSITVLVTGATGQQGGAVLRKLADRGHHVVALVRDADAPAARALRRPGVTLAQGDFDDPVSLESAMRGVDAVYAMATPFGAGGVDAEVQHGKNLADAAKRANVRHFVYSSVAGASELTGIPHFDSKHAVELYLRRRDMPFTILGPTFFMENLLQPPTRDLLAAGKLALGLPATRGLQMVAIEDLAGFALHVLGDPERFIGERVDVASDEVTGQQAAALLSMVGGHRIHFEQIPLDQLQQQSEDLAAMFEWLDRVGYHADILTLRNSYPRVGWQTFETWARHQDWDFVKAPAWPATAAEPVTPQP
- a CDS encoding DUF2203 domain-containing protein translates to MRFFSVEEASRLVPLLTKTFGRVRPWVERVQKLAEVLDGPEAPPDTAEVRTFREERDELLERIRGELGPLQEMGLEIKGADGLVDFHARRGEEPVYLCWRFGENTVAHWHDLKAGFSGRRPIDSPDDFEPTYLS
- a CDS encoding hybrid sensor histidine kinase/response regulator codes for the protein MPTRGKPPASLAELLDSGREALLEDWVARVSPLFTALRLTREQIVDALPSFLAELHDMLVEAEEDANGPPALRHSEISGAHGRQRLRLGADVSLVTREYALLRDCILARAERANLDVPLHQLRVLGACIDNALAQAVIPFAFDSAERHHAEAEERERFFQLSPDMFSVAGMDGYFKRVNAYFVQVLGWSEAELYQHPFMDLVHPDDQAATREEMRKLTQGIPTLRFQNRFRARDGHYRWLAWASRPVPELGLIYAAARDITDQKTVAQEREQLLEAVRDSEARFRNMADHAPVMLWVTDVQGATTYMNRGWYAFTGQTEATGLGFGWFDAIHPDDLERTQRTFTESNAARRPFRLDYRLRGTDGQYRWAVDTGSPRFDADGHFLGYIGSVIDISDRKQAEVEREALLARESAARREAEEANQLKDEFLATISHELRTPLTAILGWVQLLRTGNLPPPRQERALETIERNARAQGQLIEDLLDVSRIVSGKLKLDVEPVDLSAAVQQALESVRPAADARHIDVRATVDTSSSVMGDPHRLQQVVWNLLSNAVKFTPKGGHVRLVVCRRDSIVELTVEDTGQGISEAFLPHVFERFRQADGGTTRKTGGLGLGLAIVRHIVEMHGGTVTAASDGEGRGSTFTVRLPLSVTQRRDPAMPPSPRPPAAERIPSPPPELRGVCVLVVDDEEDARELLRTLLEDSGAHVVTAGSAMEGLQVLQAEHPDVLVSDIGMPGIDGYGFIERVRALSAAKGGHTPAVAITAYARSEDRTRVLRAGFQSHVPKPVEPGELLAVIASLADRYPALPKA
- a CDS encoding c-type cytochrome; protein product: MRGVRGGVAALLVGVLAGCGGDTAGPVAAADYGEALFQDPGLSPSEYNQFSCATCHVTTPEAPGWRIDSGHTLYNVAARPSWWGGSETRLMDAVNFCYVNFMRGVTKLEVEEPRSRSLYEYLSRISPDAQAPALPFTVVKDIQDVPRGDVTRGEAVYQTACHHCHGAPHTGEGRLTDFASVLPEVTQTYDQVFPGIPHAQVVIEKVRHGPFFGVGGNMPLYSTEALSDADLGALLLYLGL
- a CDS encoding YncE family protein; this encodes MRRAAWLCVLALGACTEAGPPDAPDLTYADPNPWTRGGTTVPPPGPSGRLLVTNSLDDSVSLLDMDGLGTPGWGELARVPVGLHPVELEGPHHTAVSPAGDFYYVGISNYVPGGGSGPHGAHGTGTADGYCLKLSAKDNRLVASTRVDRNPGDVIVSADGRTLYQTHFDLLRIAEVARKGGTEEDMAARMVILDAETMTVKERVKVCPAPHAVRLSADERTAYVACWSDEVAVVDLATAGMPVTRVKVAAGSGTAVSPRHQPYALTVSPTTGDVWVSSLASKQVQVLEPGTRAMNPERTVYLRGAPMFGAFTRDGRTLYMPYQQEDAVAVIDAATSTVLRTVELSRAGCLNVHQFMLTPDERHGLAVCEGDHIGPGTLHVVDLAEDTVLSTVEVGLFPDSVSLLRGQP
- a CDS encoding WD40/YVTN/BNR-like repeat-containing protein; its protein translation is MRTPRITGGWRGAAVAGLLGSVSSGAAFAHAGLPETSNVTLRRGHSEDFFVGATFGAVISRDSGRTWRWVCPDAMGYGGWRPESFVWRGTGEILAATGNALLSSKDGACSWASHPAFKDTWVTGLAPHPTDDAVLYVATGRSTSATNGVFRSDDGGETWRALPLQRAGVLFSAVRVSTAAPRTLYVSASDTTRMYLFRSDDAGETWEELSQAFPDLVRPFDFVVTATDPVDPLKVWARVSAQGYTHILHSTDGGRTFTARTGTGIDDVFINMDVSADGGTAWVSTYNSFFRSQEGGPFSKLVLPTGNACVTRVGDVLYGCGSPWLHDWSLARSSDEGSTWEPLFSLEQIQGSHQCPAGTPVRELCPSRWPQVAETIGAPLYPDGVPDAGVPDAGVKPSDDDAGTPPDPKPKPSSGCAAAPAGMLLPLFLIPLLPSTRRGRRRPEP